One genomic segment of Syngnathus acus chromosome 1, fSynAcu1.2, whole genome shotgun sequence includes these proteins:
- the dusp5 gene encoding dual specificity protein phosphatase 5 — MKVSSIDGRHLRRIIRKERGSCLIVDCRPYLSFTNSSIKGSVNVNLNSVVVRRSRGGPVPLQFVIPDEKALLRLREGSISAVVALDDRTSHWQKLKKDSVAQIVINTLTHVASGTKICFLKGGYENFRTQYPELCTEVKSIELSGTENEKRASSEKLGHHKPDYDQGKPVEILPFLYLGSAYHASRQDYLNDLHITALLNVSRKDMQPNKVHYNYKWIPVEDNHMADISSHFQEAIEFIDHVKQSGGKVLVHCEAGISRSPTICMAYIMRTQQLKLDAAFDIIKQRRAVISPNFSFMGQLLQFESEVLSTAPAHAATPEPATPCIPESASFFANDITTSFNTKNFEPSVFTLPTSCLKSPVHHQFKLSPITALP, encoded by the exons atgaaagtgtcCAGCATCGACGGCCGCCACTTGCGGAGGATCATCAGGAAAGAGCGGGGGAGCTGCCTTATCGTGGACTGTCGACCTTACTTGTCATTTACGAACTCCAGCATCAAAGGCTCCGTGAACGTCAATCTCAACTCCGTGGTGGTCCGGAGGTCGCGGGGAGGACCGGTGCCTCTGCAGTTTGTTATCCCGGACGAGAAAGCCCTCCTCCGGCTCCGGGAGGGGAGCATATCGGCAGTGGTGGCTCTGGACGACCGGACGTCCCACTGGCAGAAGCTCAAGAAGGACAGCGTAGCACAAATAGTAATAAACACCTTGACGCATGTGGCCAGCGGGACCAAGATTTGCTTCTTAAAAG GAGGATATGAGAACTTCCGCACGCAATACCCTGAACTTTGCACTGAAGTGAAAAGCATCGAGCTGAGCGGAACCGAAAATGAGAAAAGAGCCAGCAGTGAGAAGCTTGGTCACCACAAACCAGATTATGATCAG GGTAAACCTGTGGAGATCCTGCCTTTCCTCTACCTCGGTAGTGCCTACCACGCCTCCAGGCAGGACTATCTCAATGACCTTCACATCACTGCCTTGCTCAACGTGTCGCGCAAAGACATGCAGCCCAACAAGGTCCACTACAATTACAAATGGATCCCGGTGGAAGACAACCACATGGCAGACATCAGCTCCCACTTCCAAGAGGCAATAGAATTTATCG ATCACGTAAAGCAATCCGGGGGAAAGGTCCTCGTCCACTGTGAAGCGGGCATCTCTCGTTCCCCCACCATTTGTATGGCCTACATCATGAGAACCCAGCAGCTGAAACTGGATGCAGCATTCGATATCATCAAGCAGCGCCGGGCTGTTATCTCACCCAACTTCAGTTTCATGGGTCAGCTGCTGCAATTTGAGTCAGAAGTCCTTTCGACAGCTCCTGCTCATGCAGCCACACCTGAACCTGCCACTCCCTGTATCCCAGAGTCTGCTTCCTTTTTTGCCAATGACATCACCACCTCCTTCAACACCAAAAACTTTGAGCCATCTGTATTCACCCTTCCTACCTCTTGCCTGAAGTCTCCGGTCCATCATCAGTTCAAGCTGAGCCCAATAACTgcactgccttaa